Below is a window of Neochlamydia sp. AcF84 DNA.
TATAGGAACTATTGTTCACCAAGGCTGGAAAGCTCATAAACGATCTTTGCCGATGAAAATGGCAGAACAAGCCTCCGAAATTATTTGTCCTGCAGAAATTGAAGTTAAAGGATAATTAAAAAAATATTTTTTCTCTCTATATTGTATATAAGGTATTTTAATCATGGTCTCTTCTAGCCATTATATTATCGGTATTGATCTTGGAACGACTAATTGCACTTTAGCTTATACGCAAGTTGATGATAATAACCCCGTTATTCATCAATTTTCTATTCCCCAGGTCATGGAGGCTACAACCTTAGGTGAGAGCAAGGCTCTTCCCTCTTTTTTATACTTTCCCTTATCAGAGGAGCTTTCTGCAATTCCTCTAGAGTTAGCAGATTTTTTTAGCTCTAACAAATGTGTAGGATCGTATGCTCGTCATAGAGGAGCTGAGCTGCCTACTCGGCTCATCTCGTCAGCAAAATCCTGGCTTTGTCATCCTAGCATTAATCCCCATGACCCCCTTCTTCCTCCAGATTTTGATGAAGAGAGCTTGAAAATAAGTCCCTTGCAGGCTTGTTCGGAATTATTGCGGCACATGCGCTTAGCATGGGAAAAAAATATGCCGCAAGTTCCATTTAAAGAGCAGCAGGTCTTAATTACGGTTCCTGCCTCTTTTGACCCGCGAGCCCGCCAACTTGTCGAAGAAGCTGCAGCTTTAGCGGAATATCCCGCTATTATTCTTCTAGAAGAACCTCAGGCAGCCTTCTATGCATGGCTACATAGACATGCCCAAGATTGGCGTAAAATCCTTAAAGTGGGAGATCATATTTTAGTAGTAGATATTGGGGGAGGAACTACCGATTTTAGTGTCATCTCCGTAATTGATCAAGAGGGAGAGGTAGGGTTAAAACGCATTGCCGTAGGATCCCATTTATTACTGGGTGGAGACAATATAGATCTAGCGTTAGCTTACCTTGCAAAATCTAAATTAGAAGAGCAAGGCCATTCTATTGATGAATGGCAACTTAAAGCTTTAACACATGCTTGCCGACAAGCAAAGGAACAGCTGTTTGCATTAGCACCCTCTCAGCAAGTGGACATCACTATTATGGGAAGAGGACGTAAATTAATAGCCAATTCTTTAAAAACATCTATAACCTTGCCTGAAGCCCAAGAATTAATTCTGCAAGGCTTTATGCCTATAGTAAATCCCGAAGAACGTGCTCATCATGAAAAGCGTTTAGGCTTGCAGCAGATTGGCTTGCCTTATGCGCAAGATGCGCGTATAACCTGCCAATTAGCTAAATTTTTGTCTATGACCGGTGAAAGTGAAAGCCCAAGCATGGATAATTTTCTAATGCCTACCGCTGTCCTCTTTAACGGGGGAACCATGAAAGCAGAAGCGTTTTGCCAAAGAGTAGTAGAGCAACTTAATTATTGGGCTACAAAAATGCATAGAGAAACGGTAAAGGTATTGGCAGACGGCGATCTGGATTACGCTGTGAGCTATGGAGCTGTTAGCTATGGACTTGCTTGTCGAGGGCACGCCATAAGGATTAAAAGCGGTACAAGTCGCAGCTTTTATGTGGGCGTAGAAGAGGCTACCTTAGCAGTGCCCGGTCTTACGCCGTCTCTTAAAGCTGTGTGTGTAGTACCTTTTGGCATGGAGGAAGGCTCAGAACAAGATTTACCGGGGCAAGAATTTGCCCTCGTAGTAGGACAGCCAGCTACCTTTCGCTTTTTTAGCCATGCGACTAAAACATTGTCGAATGGTATAGAACCTGCAGTAGGAACCCTAGTTAAAAATTGGAAACAGGAGCTGACCGAGTTACCTAGCATAGAAGCATGCCTAGATCGTATGGAAGGAGATGGAAAAGTGATCAATGTTAAGTTAAAGTCTCGGATGACAGAATTGGGTGTACTGGAGCTATGGTGTGTATCAGCAGATGGGCGTCAATGGAAGCTAGAATTTGAAACGCGTAAGGAAATAAATCCGTCTTAATGAAGGAGTTAGCTGCTAGCCAATAAAAAATGGTGGAAACTTTTCTTTAAGTGGCCTAAAGTTTGGTTTTTTTTATCCTGTCTTATAAAAGCGCCTGGTATTTTATTTTTTACGCTTTTCTTCTTATAGATAACTTAAAACTGGCCCCATCCGTAAAATTGCAAAAGCCATGTACGAAGCGGGCAGAGGATTAAGTTTAAGAAAATTTAATATTTAGATCGGCGGGCAATAAGCTATTTACTTAGCTGTTAATAATCTGAGGGCGTCTTGCTTCATGCGTAGATGTACACTATAGAGGCCGTTGGCACGGCTAGGTGTTAAGCTAGCGCGAATACCCAACTCTTCTAAGAATGTCGGTGCACAGGTTAAAATAGATTCTGGTGTTTCTCCATTATAGACATAAATAAGAAGAGCTGCTAGCCCGGCAGAAATTAAAGCTTCAGACTCCACTTTAAAATAGACATTTCCCTCTTTTAAAAAAGAGTGTAAATACATGACACTTTGGCAGCCTTTAACGATATTCTCAGGGGTCTTAAGATGCATTTCCAGCTTTGTTAATGTTCGCCCCATTTCCATGATCTTTTTGTATTTAGACTCTTCATTAGGGCAAGCTGCAAAAAGAGCTTTTAATTCATTTTGTTTTCTTTCAAAGGTGGGTGACATAAGGAAATCTATCAAATTCAGTATACAGCTCTAATATCTACTTTATCTTAAAGCTAAAAATATTTAGGGAATAGCAAACTTAACCACGCTTAAATAAACTGCAACTAGTAAGTGTTTGCAAAAAATGAAATTTTTAATTTACAGCTCTTTATCTTTTTAATAAAGAGCCTGCGTTAAGTGGTTGATTATCCCGAGGAAATAATAGCTCTCCTATCGTTTATTTGCCATATTAAATTTTTCTTTGGCTTGTATGTTTCTTAGGGGTAAGCAAAGAGAAGTACAATCAAAAATTCTTAAAAAAAATGCAGACGCTGCGCCTTTTTAAGATAAATATAAAAATCATCCTTGCAAGGGTGGTGTAATATAGCAGAAAAAGTAGTAGGAGGTTAGCTAAGCGATATTCCCCCAAAGTAAAATAATTTTCATGGATTTAACATTTATGCTTGACATTTAACAGATTTGTGTTAATTTATTCTACACTAAATAAATCGTTTCTATTTCTTCAAAGACATAAACCCCAATATAGCATGGCAAAAGAAGATACTATTAAATTGGACGGCACTGTAGAAGAGCTGCTTCCAAATATGACCTTTAGAGTGTCCTTACAAAATGGCTTAAAGGTTATAGCCCATCTATGTGGAAAAATGCGAATGAAAAATATTCGTGTTTTGGTAGGAGATGTGGTGACTGTAGAGATGTCTCCTTATGATTTAACGAAAGCTCGGATAATTTTCCGCCAACGTTAAGAATATGGAAGATCCTAATAATTGTTGATCTTTTATATAAAAAAAGCTAAACTTTTATGCTTTTGAGTTTGCAGACAAAAATTGCTTGCCCAGATAGCTCAGTGGTAGAGCACTTGCATGGTAAGCAAGCGGTCGAAGGTTCAATTCCTTTTCTGGGCAAAAAAGAAAAAATAAATATATTAACGTCCTTACTGGAGTTTAACGGAGGATATAATGGCAAAACAATCATTTCAACGTAATAAGCCTCACGTAAACGTGGGCACTATTGGCCACGTCGACCATGGCAAAACAACTTTAACAGCCGCTATAACAAAAGTATTGGCTGAAGCAGGCGGAGCAACTTTTAGAGACTATGCTTCGATCGATAATACACCTGAAGAAAAAGCACGTGGTATCACTATCAACTCCACTCACGTGGAATATGAAACTGATGCTCGCCACTATGCACACGTTGACTGCCCCGGTCACGCTGATTATGTAAAAAACATGATTACAGGTGCGGCACAAATGGATGGTGCTATACTTGTGGTAGCTGCCACGGATGGTGCTATGCCTCAAACTCGCGAGCACATCCTATTAGCTCGTCAGATGCAAGTTCCTGCGATCGTAGTGTTCCTTAACAAAGTAGATATGCTAGGTGAAAGCGATCAAGAGTTGCTTGACTTGGTGGAATTAGAATTGCATGAGTTACTCGAATCCAAAGGCTATAAAGATGTACCTATTGTTAGAGGATCTGCTTTAAAAGCTCTCGAGGGAGATGAAAAATATGTGGAAGCAGTTAAGCTTTTAATGCGCACTGTTGATCAGCAAATTCCTACACCCACACGAGAAATCGATAAGCCTTTCTTAATGCCTGTTGAAGATGTATTCTCAATTTCTGGACGTGGTACAGTAGCTACTGGCCGTGTGGAGCGAGGAATAGTCAAATTAAACGATAAGTTGCAGTTAGTCGGGTTAGGTGAAACACGTGACACTGTAGCGACAGGGGTAGAGATGTTCAACAAGTCGATGGATGAAGCACGTGCCGGTGAAAACGTCGGTCTTCTTCTTCGTGGTCTTGAAAAGACTGATATCGAGCGCGGAATGGTGTTGGCAGCTCCCGGTACTTGCACTCCTCATACTGAATTCAAAGCGCCTGTATATGTCTTGACTAAAGAAGAAGGTGGTCGTAAGAAGCCTTTCTTTACAGGTTATCGTCCTCAATTTTACTTCCGTACGACAGACGTAACCGGTACTATTGAATTGCCAGCAGGCGTAGAAATGGTTATGCCTGGTGATAACGTGGAGATTATTGTTAAATTAATTGCTCCAGTAGCCATGGAAAAAGGTATGCGTTTTGCTATTCGTGAAGGCGGACATACTATCGGTGCTGGTACAGTATCAGAGATTATCAAGTAAGTGTTAATGTAAGTGTGTAGAGAAACAGGTGGGTAGCCTACAATTTTCTACACACTTAACTTAATGATGAGGGTGTGTAGCTCAGCTGGTAGAGCAGCGGTCTCCAAAGCCGCCGGTCGGGGGTTCGAATCCCTCCGCACTCGTAATGAAGTAATCACAATGAGAGTAGGTTGGAGGTAAAATATGGTAGTCGAAGCAAAATTAATGGAAGCGAAGAAAAAACAACAGCCTACCCTTAATGCCTCTAAAAATAAAGAAACTGTGGCGGCTAATAAAAAAATACAAGTAGCTGACTTTGTTAGCGAAATTAAAGCTGAGCTTAAACGTATTAACTGGACGAATCCTGAAGAATTAAAAACTTATACTCTTATTGTGGTCGGTGCCACATTTTTTTGTGGAATGGGTATATATTTTATGGATTTACTCATTCAAGCGTGCCTTTGGTTTTTAGAGTCGGCTTTGCGTTTAGTAGTTTAAGATTAATAACGGCGGTGGTTAATGCACAAATGGTATGTCGTACAGGTTTTCTCTACACATGAAAAAAAAGTCAAGAAAGCATTAGAGGAGCACCGAGACCTCAAAGGCATGAGCGAGCTTATCGAAAAAATTTTGCTGCCCATTGAAAATGTTTCTGAGGTCAAAAAAGGACAACAGAAAATTATAGAAAGACGTTTATGGCCGGGCTATCTCCTTGTAAAAATGACTCTAACAGATGAGTCTTGGCATTATGTTAAGCAGACTGCCGGAGTCATTGAGTTTTTAGGTGGAGATAAGCCTACAGCTTTATCTGATGCTGAGGTTGAAGAAATTCTTAGAGATCTAGAAGATAAAAAACAAAAAGTTACTCAACGCCACAAGTTTGAAATAGGCGACAAAGTTAAAATTATAGATGGTGTATTCGTTAACTTTATTGGAACGGTTTCTGAGGTCTTCCATGATAAAGGCCGTTTGAGCGTATTGGTTTCTATTTTTGGGCGTGATACACGGGTGGATGATCTAGAATTTGTACAAGTGGAAGAAATTAACGAAGAAGCAGAATCAAGCTAGAGATCATGAGGAGACGGCGCTTTAAATAGCACTACCTTGAAGATTTCAATTAAGATAATATATAATGAGTGTGACAAAAAACTCAGCTTTGATGCTTTAGCTGCTTCAGACCCCTGCCTCGGGGTGTCACATGTTAAGATGAATGGTGGATAGAAGGAAATTATGGCAAAAAAAGTTGTTAAAATTATTAAGTTGCAAATTCCAGCAGGGAAAGCTAATCCAGCTCCACCTATTGGTCCAGCACTCGGTTCTGCCGGTGTAAATATTATGGCATTTTGCAAGGAATATAATGCTAAAACTCAGGCGATGGCAGGAGATATTTTGCCCGTCGTCATCACTGTGTATGCTGATAAAAGCTTCACATTTATTACAAAAAAGCCCCCTGTAGCAGAACTATTGAAAAAAGCAACAGGTGTAGCAAAAGGGTCGGCCGTACCTAATCGAGACAAAGTGGGCAAAATTACTAAGGCGCAAGCGTTAAAAGTGGCTGAAGAAAAAATTCAAGACATGAATGCGCGCGATTTAGAAGCTGCTACACATATCGTTCTAGGGACAGCACGTTCCATGGGCTTAGAGTTAGTCGCTGAATAAACTTATAAACAAAAAGAGAATATGGGTCGCCAAAGCAAAAGAATTCGGGAGGCAGCAAAACTAGTGGATGTTACTAAAACATACACAGTTAAAGAAGCTGTCGAAATTTTAAAGAAATGTCCGCCTGTTAAATTTGATCAGACGCTTGACGTGGCTTTAAAAATGGGCGTGGACCCTCGTAGAACGGATCAACATGTCCGCGGAACTGTATCACTACCGAATGGTACAGGAAAAACGATTTCAATACTCGTTTTTGCCAGAGGTGAAAAGGTTAAAGAAGCCTTAGCAGCTGGAGCCGACTACGCAGGTGACGACGAACTTTTAGAAAAAGTTAGCGGGGGATGGAGCGGCTTTGATGCCGTTATTGCCACCCCAGATATGATGCGCGAAGTAGGTAAGTTAGGTAAAGTTCTTGGCCCTCGAGGACTCATGCCAACACCCAAAGCTGGAACCGTAACCACTGATATCGTTAAAGCTATTCATGAGCTCAAAGCCGGTAAAATTGAGTTCAAAGTGGATCGCCATGGAATGATTAACAATGGATTGGGTAAGCTATCTTTTGCGCATGATAAACTTGAAGAAAACATAATGGCATTTTTGCATGCTGTGCAGAAGTCCAAACCAGCTGCAGCGAAGGGACAATTTATGAAGTCTGCGTACCTTTCCTCTACGATGGGGCCCGGCTTAAAAATCGACCTGCGTGCAATTGAGCAAGCTTAAAGGAGTTATTTTATGAGAGAAGAAAAGCAGCTCCTTTTAGATGAAGTACAAGATCATATTCAGAAAAATGATTCTTTTTTGATCATGCGCTACAGAGGCTTTACAGCTAATAAAGCTAACGAATTTCGTGGCGACCTAGCTAAGCAGGGTGGCTTCATTGAAGTTGTGCGTAAGCGTATTTTAGTGAAAGCAGCTAAAGCAGCAGGGCTTGATATAGATATAGACTCACTAGAAGGGCATATAGGAATTGTTTTGGCAGGGCATGAGCCGCTTGATACAGCAAAGTATGTATACAAGTTTAGCCAGGACAATGGCAAAGTTGTTGAAGTGATTGGTGGCCGTTTTGAAGGCCAACTGTACAATGCAGCTGAAATGGAGGCCTTAGCTAAGCTGCCCAATAAAGATGAAATGCGTGCGCAGCTACTTGGCGTTCTTCAAGCACCGATGTCTGAGACATTGGCAGTCATGGATGCAGTGTTGTCAAGCGTGGTTTACTGTTTGGACAATAAATGTAAGCAAGCCGGCGAAGATAATAATTAACCCATTAACATAAAGTTTTTAGAAATTAAAGAGGTAGTACTGTGAGTAAAAAAACAGAAGATTTAGTCAATACACTCAGCGAATTGAGCGTATTAGAGATGTCTGAGTTGAAAACTATGCTTGAAGATAAGTGGGGCGTTAAGGCCGCTGCTGCTGCTGTGGCAGTTGCTGCACCTGCAGCTGCTGCGCCTGCTGCTCCAGAAGCAACTGATTTTCAAGTGACTTTGGTTGAATCCCCAGCTGATAAAAAAATCGGTGTCATTAAGGTTGTACGCGAGATTACAGGTCTTGGCTTAAAAGAAGCTAAAGAGCTCGTAGACGGTGCTCCAAAAGTGGTCAAAGAAACAGCCCCCAAGGCAGAAGCTGAAGATATTAAGAAGAAGCTAGAAACTGCAGGTGCTAAGGTTACACTCAAAGGACTCTAAGAAAGTTTTTTTGAGTTTTATCACCCAGGTAGTGAAATTAATATTTCCCTACCTGGGCTCATCTATTTTTAAGTTTGGCTTTTTGGTATAGAATTAAAAATGTAAATTAGGAATTGATATTTTGGTTCTTGAAAAATATAGTCGATATATCCGTCCTTTAGGGTTAGTGGTAGATACTATTAGTAAATATCAGTCTATCTTTAATTCTACACCTATCATCCAAACAATTAAGTTAAGTTACACAGGGAGACCTTCAGAATGTTGAAAAGGCCGCCGCAACGCATGAGTTTTATCAATAAAAAAGAAATTATTGATCTTCCGAACCTTATTGAAATCCAAATAAAATCTTACAATCAGTTTCTTCAAGCTAATAAGTTCGCCGATGAGCGCGAAAATATCGGTTTGCAGGAGGTGTTTAGCGAGCTGTTTCCTATTAAGTCTTATGACGAAAAGACTATCTTAGAATACATCTCTTATAGCCTTGGTGTACCTAAGTATACTCCCGAGGAGTGTATTCGCCGAGGAATTTCTTATAACGTCACGTTAAAGGTTAAGTTTCGGCTAACAGACGAGACGGGCATCAAGGAAGAAGAAGTGTACATGGGCACTATCCCTGTCATGACTGATAAAGGTACCTTTATTATTAATGGTGCTGAGCGTGTGGTCGTTTCTCAGTTGCATCGCTCTCCTGGGATTAGCTTTGAGCAGGAGCGGCATACAAGAGGAAATGTTATCTATTCCTTCCGCATTATTCCTTATAGGGGAAGCTGGCTAGAAGGCGCATTTGATAGCAATGATCTTATCCATATTTACATCGATCGTAAGAAAAGACGTCGTAAAATTTTGGCAACAACTTTTATCCGTGCTCTGGGATACTCGACTAATGCCGATATTATTGAAGAGTTTTTTAGTACCCGCAAAGTTAAGATTAAAAACGAAAAAGAATTCGTGAAATATGTAGGTAAAATCCTTGCCCAAGACGTTATCGATGAAGATAGTGGCTTAATATTTGGTAAAGCAGCAGAAAAATTAACGACAGCCATGTTAAAACGCATGATAGACGCAGGTATTGAAGTCATTCGTATTGCTGAAGACGCCGATGAAACAAGCCCTATCATTAAAATGCTAGCAAAGGATCCTACTGATTCCTATGAATCCGCTCTAAAAGATTTTTATCGCAAAATTCGTCCTGGTGAACCTGCTACTTTATCGAACGCCCGTTCTGCTATTATGCGTTTATTCTTTGATCCCAAGCGCTATAATTTAGGTCGTGTAGGTCGTTATAAGCTTAATTCAAAATTGGGCCTGGAACTTACCGACGAGCAACTTCAAACCGTCACTTTGACGAAAGAAGATGTCATTGGTGCTTTAAAATATTTAATTCGTCTTAAGCAAGGTCGCGATGATGTTAATATTGATGATATTGACCATTTAGGTAATCGTCGCGTGCGTTCTGTAGGTGAGTTAATTCAAAATCAATGCCGTATTGGCTTGGCTCGCATGGAGAAAATTATTCGAGAAAGAATGAATCTTTTTGATTTGTCTTCGGATACCTTGACTCCCGGTAAAATTGTTTCCGCTAAAGGTCTTTCGGGTGTGCTTAAAGACTTCTTTGGTCGCTCACAATTGTCTCAGTTTATGGATCAAACTAACCCCATTGCTGAGCTTACCCATAAACGTCGTCTTTCTTCGCTTGGACCTGGCGGCCTGAATCGAGATCGCGCTGGCTTTGAAGTGCGTGACGTTCATACAAGCCACTATGGAAGAATTTGCCCAATTGAAACTCCTGAAGGCCCAAATATTGGTCTGATTACCTCTTTATCTTCTTTTGCTAAGATCAATGAGTTTGGTTTTATTGAAACACCTTATCTAATTGTGCGCAATGGCATAGTCACCGAAGAGATCGAGTACATGACTGCAGATCAAGAAGAGCGCTGTGTAATTGCCCAGGCTTCTGCTACCCTGGATGAACACAATATGTTTGCTGATTCAATCGTATGGGCACGTTATCGCAGTGAACCGTTAGAAATTGAATCATCCAAAGTTACGCATATGGATGTTTCGCCCAAACAATTAGTCTCTATTGTGACAGGATTAATTCCTTTTCTTGAACATGACGATGCTAACCGAGCTTTGATGGGCTCTAACATGCAACGTCAAGGTGTACCTTTGTTAAAACCTGAAGCGCCTTTAGTAGGAACAGGATTAGAAGCAAGAGCTGCAAGGGATTCTGGCGCCGTAGTAGTAGCGCAAGAAGAAGGGGTTGTGGAATATGTAGATGGTACAAAAATTGTTATTTCTCCTTTAGATAATCGTATGGAGAAAAAAGTTTATCTGTTGAAGAAATTTTTACGTTCGAACTCCGGTACCTGTATTAATCAGCAACCGCTTGTAGAAGTAGGGGATAAAATAAAAGCCGGCGATGTAATTGCCGACGGACCTGCCACAGATAAAGGTGAAGCTGCGCTTGGGCGTAACGTACTGGTAGCCTTTATGCCTTGGTTTGGCTATAACTTTGAAGATGCCATTATCATTTCCGAAAAATTATTACGCGAGGATGCTTTCACTTCAATTTATATTGAAGAGTTTGAATTAACAGCTCGCGATACGAAATTGGGCAAGGAAGAGATTACACGCGACATTCCTAATGTATCAGAAGAGGCTTTACTTAATTTAGGGGATGATGGTATTATACGCATAGGTGCTGAAGTAAAGCCAGGCGATATTCTCGTTGGTAAAATTACACCTAAATCTGAAACTGAACTTGCTCCCGAAGAAAGATTACTACGCGCAATTTTTGGCGAGAAAGCGGCTGATGTAAAAGACGCTTCATTAACAGTGCCTCCTGGCACTGAAGGCGTAGTCATGGATGTGAAGGTCTTCAGCAGACGAGACCGTTTATCTAAAACCGATGATGAGTTGGTGGAAGAAGCTTCTCGCTTGAAAGATATTCAAAAAGAATACAAAGCTAAGCTTCATGAAATTCGTATAGAAAGGCGCGAACGTCTAGGTGCCTTGCTGTTAAATGAA
It encodes the following:
- a CDS encoding Hsp70 family protein gives rise to the protein MVSSSHYIIGIDLGTTNCTLAYTQVDDNNPVIHQFSIPQVMEATTLGESKALPSFLYFPLSEELSAIPLELADFFSSNKCVGSYARHRGAELPTRLISSAKSWLCHPSINPHDPLLPPDFDEESLKISPLQACSELLRHMRLAWEKNMPQVPFKEQQVLITVPASFDPRARQLVEEAAALAEYPAIILLEEPQAAFYAWLHRHAQDWRKILKVGDHILVVDIGGGTTDFSVISVIDQEGEVGLKRIAVGSHLLLGGDNIDLALAYLAKSKLEEQGHSIDEWQLKALTHACRQAKEQLFALAPSQQVDITIMGRGRKLIANSLKTSITLPEAQELILQGFMPIVNPEERAHHEKRLGLQQIGLPYAQDARITCQLAKFLSMTGESESPSMDNFLMPTAVLFNGGTMKAEAFCQRVVEQLNYWATKMHRETVKVLADGDLDYAVSYGAVSYGLACRGHAIRIKSGTSRSFYVGVEEATLAVPGLTPSLKAVCVVPFGMEEGSEQDLPGQEFALVVGQPATFRFFSHATKTLSNGIEPAVGTLVKNWKQELTELPSIEACLDRMEGDGKVINVKLKSRMTELGVLELWCVSADGRQWKLEFETRKEINPS
- a CDS encoding SufE family protein encodes the protein MSPTFERKQNELKALFAACPNEESKYKKIMEMGRTLTKLEMHLKTPENIVKGCQSVMYLHSFLKEGNVYFKVESEALISAGLAALLIYVYNGETPESILTCAPTFLEELGIRASLTPSRANGLYSVHLRMKQDALRLLTAK
- the infA gene encoding translation initiation factor IF-1, with amino-acid sequence MAKEDTIKLDGTVEELLPNMTFRVSLQNGLKVIAHLCGKMRMKNIRVLVGDVVTVEMSPYDLTKARIIFRQR
- the tuf gene encoding elongation factor Tu, translated to MAKQSFQRNKPHVNVGTIGHVDHGKTTLTAAITKVLAEAGGATFRDYASIDNTPEEKARGITINSTHVEYETDARHYAHVDCPGHADYVKNMITGAAQMDGAILVVAATDGAMPQTREHILLARQMQVPAIVVFLNKVDMLGESDQELLDLVELELHELLESKGYKDVPIVRGSALKALEGDEKYVEAVKLLMRTVDQQIPTPTREIDKPFLMPVEDVFSISGRGTVATGRVERGIVKLNDKLQLVGLGETRDTVATGVEMFNKSMDEARAGENVGLLLRGLEKTDIERGMVLAAPGTCTPHTEFKAPVYVLTKEEGGRKKPFFTGYRPQFYFRTTDVTGTIELPAGVEMVMPGDNVEIIVKLIAPVAMEKGMRFAIREGGHTIGAGTVSEIIK
- the secE gene encoding preprotein translocase subunit SecE, which encodes MVVEAKLMEAKKKQQPTLNASKNKETVAANKKIQVADFVSEIKAELKRINWTNPEELKTYTLIVVGATFFCGMGIYFMDLLIQACLWFLESALRLVV
- the nusG gene encoding transcription termination/antitermination protein NusG codes for the protein MHKWYVVQVFSTHEKKVKKALEEHRDLKGMSELIEKILLPIENVSEVKKGQQKIIERRLWPGYLLVKMTLTDESWHYVKQTAGVIEFLGGDKPTALSDAEVEEILRDLEDKKQKVTQRHKFEIGDKVKIIDGVFVNFIGTVSEVFHDKGRLSVLVSIFGRDTRVDDLEFVQVEEINEEAESS
- the rplK gene encoding 50S ribosomal protein L11, with the translated sequence MAKKVVKIIKLQIPAGKANPAPPIGPALGSAGVNIMAFCKEYNAKTQAMAGDILPVVITVYADKSFTFITKKPPVAELLKKATGVAKGSAVPNRDKVGKITKAQALKVAEEKIQDMNARDLEAATHIVLGTARSMGLELVAE
- the rplA gene encoding 50S ribosomal protein L1, with product MGRQSKRIREAAKLVDVTKTYTVKEAVEILKKCPPVKFDQTLDVALKMGVDPRRTDQHVRGTVSLPNGTGKTISILVFARGEKVKEALAAGADYAGDDELLEKVSGGWSGFDAVIATPDMMREVGKLGKVLGPRGLMPTPKAGTVTTDIVKAIHELKAGKIEFKVDRHGMINNGLGKLSFAHDKLEENIMAFLHAVQKSKPAAAKGQFMKSAYLSSTMGPGLKIDLRAIEQA
- the rplJ gene encoding 50S ribosomal protein L10, which gives rise to MREEKQLLLDEVQDHIQKNDSFLIMRYRGFTANKANEFRGDLAKQGGFIEVVRKRILVKAAKAAGLDIDIDSLEGHIGIVLAGHEPLDTAKYVYKFSQDNGKVVEVIGGRFEGQLYNAAEMEALAKLPNKDEMRAQLLGVLQAPMSETLAVMDAVLSSVVYCLDNKCKQAGEDNN
- the rplL gene encoding 50S ribosomal protein L7/L12 — encoded protein: MSKKTEDLVNTLSELSVLEMSELKTMLEDKWGVKAAAAAVAVAAPAAAAPAAPEATDFQVTLVESPADKKIGVIKVVREITGLGLKEAKELVDGAPKVVKETAPKAEAEDIKKKLETAGAKVTLKGL
- the rpoB gene encoding DNA-directed RNA polymerase subunit beta, which produces MKRPPQRMSFINKKEIIDLPNLIEIQIKSYNQFLQANKFADERENIGLQEVFSELFPIKSYDEKTILEYISYSLGVPKYTPEECIRRGISYNVTLKVKFRLTDETGIKEEEVYMGTIPVMTDKGTFIINGAERVVVSQLHRSPGISFEQERHTRGNVIYSFRIIPYRGSWLEGAFDSNDLIHIYIDRKKRRRKILATTFIRALGYSTNADIIEEFFSTRKVKIKNEKEFVKYVGKILAQDVIDEDSGLIFGKAAEKLTTAMLKRMIDAGIEVIRIAEDADETSPIIKMLAKDPTDSYESALKDFYRKIRPGEPATLSNARSAIMRLFFDPKRYNLGRVGRYKLNSKLGLELTDEQLQTVTLTKEDVIGALKYLIRLKQGRDDVNIDDIDHLGNRRVRSVGELIQNQCRIGLARMEKIIRERMNLFDLSSDTLTPGKIVSAKGLSGVLKDFFGRSQLSQFMDQTNPIAELTHKRRLSSLGPGGLNRDRAGFEVRDVHTSHYGRICPIETPEGPNIGLITSLSSFAKINEFGFIETPYLIVRNGIVTEEIEYMTADQEERCVIAQASATLDEHNMFADSIVWARYRSEPLEIESSKVTHMDVSPKQLVSIVTGLIPFLEHDDANRALMGSNMQRQGVPLLKPEAPLVGTGLEARAARDSGAVVVAQEEGVVEYVDGTKIVISPLDNRMEKKVYLLKKFLRSNSGTCINQQPLVEVGDKIKAGDVIADGPATDKGEAALGRNVLVAFMPWFGYNFEDAIIISEKLLREDAFTSIYIEEFELTARDTKLGKEEITRDIPNVSEEALLNLGDDGIIRIGAEVKPGDILVGKITPKSETELAPEERLLRAIFGEKAADVKDASLTVPPGTEGVVMDVKVFSRRDRLSKTDDELVEEASRLKDIQKEYKAKLHEIRIERRERLGALLLNEMSPGTIVHRKTAEVILEEGALINQEMIEAIEKENIEDLLTPDNELFQTLKQILHDYTIAMQTLDTQYKTEVEHMRKGDTDLDPGIIRQVKVYVASKRKLQVGDKMAGRHGNKGVVSRIVREADMPYMEDGRPIEVILNPLGVPSRMNMGQLFETHLGFAARAAGIWVQSPVFEGFPEEKIWEMMKAQGMPGDGKFYLYDGCTGERFDNSVVVGYIYILKLSHLVADKIHARAVGPYSLVTQQPLGGKAQMGGQRFGEMEVWAAEAYGAAHVLQELLTVKSDDVSGRTSIYESIVKGDNLLKAGTPESFNVLIKEMQGLGLDVRTESVVTE